The proteins below are encoded in one region of Buttiauxella gaviniae:
- the artQ gene encoding arginine ABC transporter permease ArtQ, with translation MNEMFPLASAAGMTVGLAVCALVIGLALAMIFAVWESAKWRPIAWLGSALVTVLRGLPEILVVLFIYFGASQLLLILSDGFVLNLGFAQLPIQIQIENFDVSPFLCGVIALSLLYSAYASQTLRGALKAVPVGQWESGQALGLSKAAIFFRLVMPQMWRHALPGLGNQWLVLLKDTALVSLISVNDLMLQTKSIATRTQEPFTWYVVAAAIYLVITLVSQYILKRIDQRATRFERRPG, from the coding sequence ATGAACGAAATGTTTCCTTTAGCGAGCGCCGCCGGGATGACCGTCGGCCTCGCCGTTTGTGCGCTGGTCATCGGCCTTGCTTTGGCGATGATTTTTGCCGTATGGGAGTCCGCGAAATGGCGGCCGATAGCCTGGCTGGGTTCAGCGTTGGTCACGGTGCTGCGCGGCCTGCCTGAAATTCTGGTGGTGCTGTTTATCTATTTCGGCGCCTCGCAGTTACTGCTGATTTTGTCAGATGGGTTTGTCCTTAACCTCGGTTTTGCGCAGCTCCCCATCCAAATCCAAATTGAGAATTTCGATGTCAGCCCGTTCCTGTGCGGTGTAATCGCTCTTTCCCTGCTCTACTCGGCGTATGCTTCGCAAACATTGCGTGGCGCACTTAAAGCCGTGCCCGTTGGGCAATGGGAATCTGGCCAGGCGTTGGGTCTGTCAAAAGCAGCCATTTTCTTCCGCCTGGTGATGCCGCAAATGTGGCGTCACGCGCTGCCGGGTTTGGGCAACCAGTGGCTGGTGTTGTTAAAAGACACCGCTCTGGTTTCGCTGATTAGCGTCAACGATTTGATGTTGCAAACCAAGAGTATCGCCACTCGTACTCAGGAACCGTTTACCTGGTATGTGGTTGCTGCCGCGATCTACCTCGTGATTACCCTCGTCAGTCAATACATTCTTAAACGCATTGACCAACGAGCGACACGTTTTGAACGGAGACCCGGCTGA
- the artM gene encoding arginine ABC transporter permease ArtM — MLEYLPELLKGLHTSLTLTAASIVVALILSLIFTIVLTLKTPILVHIVRAYITLFTGTPLLVQIFLIYYGPGQFPSIQNYPVLWHLLSEPWLCALIALSLNSAAYTTQLFYGAIRAIPDGQWQSCGALGMSKKDTLAILLPYAFKRALSSYSNEVVLVFKSTSLAYTITLMEVMGHGQLLYGRTYDVMVFGAAGLVYLVVNGLLTLLMRVIERRALAFERRN; from the coding sequence ATGCTCGAATATTTACCGGAGCTGTTGAAAGGCCTGCATACCAGCCTGACGCTCACCGCAGCCTCCATTGTGGTTGCGCTGATTTTATCGCTGATTTTCACCATCGTTTTAACGTTGAAAACACCGATACTGGTTCACATTGTACGCGCCTACATTACGCTCTTTACCGGTACGCCTTTGCTGGTGCAAATCTTCCTGATTTACTACGGCCCAGGTCAGTTCCCCTCGATTCAGAACTATCCCGTGCTGTGGCATCTGCTTTCAGAACCGTGGCTATGTGCGCTAATTGCGTTGTCGCTCAACAGCGCCGCCTACACCACGCAACTGTTTTACGGTGCGATTCGCGCCATTCCTGATGGCCAGTGGCAGTCATGCGGCGCATTAGGAATGAGCAAGAAAGACACGCTCGCTATTTTGCTTCCTTATGCATTTAAGCGCGCGCTCTCGTCTTATTCGAACGAAGTGGTGCTGGTGTTTAAAAGTACTTCGCTTGCCTACACCATTACGCTGATGGAAGTGATGGGCCACGGGCAATTGCTGTACGGTCGCACTTACGATGTGATGGTATTCGGGGCAGCAGGCCTGGTTTATCTGGTGGTAAATGGATTACTCACGCTGTTAATGCGTGTCATCGAACGACGCGCCCTGGCATTTGAACGTCGCAATTAA
- a CDS encoding heavy metal-binding domain-containing protein has product MQFTTTPTLEGQSITEYCGVVTGEAILGANIFRDFFAGVRDIVGGRSGAYEKELRKAREIAFRELQEQAESLGANAVVGIDIDYETVGKEGSMLMVSVTGTAVKTRR; this is encoded by the coding sequence ATGCAATTTACAACAACCCCTACGCTTGAAGGGCAGAGCATCACGGAATACTGTGGCGTGGTGACCGGCGAGGCTATTCTGGGCGCGAATATTTTCCGTGATTTTTTTGCTGGCGTGCGCGATATCGTCGGCGGTCGTTCAGGTGCGTACGAAAAAGAGCTGCGCAAAGCGCGTGAAATCGCCTTCCGAGAGTTGCAGGAACAGGCTGAAAGCCTCGGTGCCAATGCCGTGGTGGGCATCGATATTGATTACGAAACTGTTGGCAAAGAAGGCAGTATGCTGATGGTGAGTGTAACGGGTACAGCGGTGAAAACTCGTCGATGA
- the artJ gene encoding arginine ABC transporter substrate-binding protein ArtJ, with product MKKFILAAMLATAAFNAAAADKISFGSSATYPPFESLDASNQIVGFDIDLAKALCKQMQAECTFTNHAFDSLIPSLKFRKYDAVISGMDITPERSKQVSFTTPYYANSAVVIAKKGAFKSLEDLKGKRIGMENGTTHQKYLQDKHPEIKTVSYDSYQNAIIDLKNGRIDGVFGDTAVVNEWLKTNPQLGTVGEHVTDAEYFGTGLGIAVRPDNQALLTKLNTALAAIKADGTYQKISAQWFPQ from the coding sequence ATGAAGAAGTTTATTTTGGCCGCTATGCTCGCTACAGCCGCATTCAACGCCGCTGCAGCCGACAAAATTAGCTTTGGTTCCTCGGCCACTTATCCGCCATTTGAATCTCTTGATGCCAGTAATCAGATCGTCGGTTTTGATATCGATCTTGCTAAAGCTTTATGCAAACAAATGCAGGCTGAATGCACATTCACTAACCACGCTTTTGACAGCCTGATCCCGTCGCTTAAATTCCGCAAATACGACGCCGTTATTTCTGGCATGGACATTACACCGGAACGTAGCAAACAAGTTTCTTTCACCACGCCGTACTACGCGAACTCGGCTGTAGTCATCGCCAAAAAAGGTGCATTTAAATCTCTGGAAGATTTAAAAGGTAAACGTATCGGAATGGAAAACGGCACCACGCACCAGAAATATCTTCAGGATAAACATCCGGAAATTAAAACCGTCTCCTACGATAGCTATCAGAATGCGATTATCGACCTGAAAAATGGCCGTATTGACGGGGTATTTGGTGACACGGCGGTGGTAAATGAGTGGCTGAAAACCAATCCGCAGTTGGGCACGGTAGGCGAGCACGTTACGGATGCTGAATACTTCGGAACGGGTCTTGGAATTGCCGTTCGCCCGGATAATCAGGCGCTGCTTACCAAGTTGAATACCGCGCTGGCGGCGATTAAAGCTGACGGGACTTATCAGAAAATAAGCGCGCAGTGGTTCCCGCAGTAA
- a CDS encoding lipoprotein: MRSSVLVLVPCALLLTACTTTVTPAFKDIGTRSGPCIDGGPDSVAQQFYDYQISHKTQGSSAIVGLRPYMSDTLAQQMQKASTSPNAQNTFMRSNMFTSNGEGADSAVVASSSTIPNTDARNIPLRVNLTKGSKTWQDEVLMIREGQCWAVDDVRYLGENSHAPSGSLRQAIETN; this comes from the coding sequence ATGCGCAGCTCAGTTTTGGTTCTTGTTCCGTGCGCGCTGTTACTCACGGCCTGTACTACCACCGTAACACCCGCTTTTAAGGATATTGGCACCCGCAGTGGCCCTTGTATTGATGGCGGCCCGGATAGCGTGGCGCAACAATTTTACGACTATCAAATCAGCCATAAAACGCAGGGCAGCAGCGCGATCGTCGGCTTGCGTCCTTACATGAGCGACACTCTGGCGCAACAAATGCAAAAGGCCAGCACTTCACCGAATGCGCAAAATACGTTTATGCGCAGCAATATGTTCACCAGCAATGGTGAAGGTGCAGACAGCGCAGTGGTCGCGTCTTCCTCAACCATTCCTAATACCGATGCGCGCAATATTCCGCTGCGTGTGAACCTCACTAAAGGCAGCAAAACCTGGCAGGATGAAGTGCTGATGATACGTGAAGGGCAATGTTGGGCGGTTGATGACGTACGCTACCTGGGCGAAAACAGCCATGCGCCTTCCGGCAGCCTGCGCCAGGCCATCGAAACAAATTAA
- the artP gene encoding arginine ABC transporter ATP-binding protein ArtP, translating to MSIQLNGINCFYGAHQALFDITLSCPQGETLVLLGPSGAGKSSLLRVLNLLEMPRSGQLTIADNHFDFAKAPGDKAIRELRRNVGMVFQQYNLWPHLTVLQNLMEAPCRVLGISKDEARLRADKLLERLRLKPYMDRYPLHLSGGQQQRVAIARALMMEPQILLFDEPTAALDPEITAQIVSIIRELAQTNITQVIVTHEVEVARKTASRVVYMENGHIVEQGDASCFAKPQTEAFKFYLSH from the coding sequence ATGAGTATTCAACTAAACGGCATTAATTGTTTTTACGGCGCGCATCAGGCGCTGTTCGATATCACCCTTAGTTGCCCCCAGGGCGAAACGCTGGTGTTACTGGGCCCAAGTGGCGCAGGCAAAAGCTCGCTTCTGCGCGTACTCAATCTGCTTGAGATGCCGCGCTCCGGGCAACTCACCATTGCAGACAACCATTTCGACTTTGCGAAAGCGCCTGGCGACAAAGCCATCCGTGAATTACGTCGCAACGTAGGCATGGTCTTCCAGCAATATAATCTTTGGCCTCATCTCACTGTGCTGCAAAACCTAATGGAAGCGCCTTGCCGCGTCCTCGGAATCAGCAAAGATGAAGCTCGCCTGCGTGCCGACAAGCTGCTTGAGCGTTTACGCCTCAAGCCTTATATGGACCGCTACCCGCTTCACCTTTCCGGTGGTCAGCAGCAGCGCGTCGCGATTGCACGCGCCTTAATGATGGAACCTCAGATCCTGCTGTTTGATGAGCCGACCGCCGCACTGGATCCGGAAATCACCGCGCAAATCGTCAGTATTATTCGTGAGTTGGCGCAAACCAACATCACTCAGGTCATCGTTACCCACGAAGTGGAAGTCGCGCGTAAAACCGCAAGCCGCGTGGTGTATATGGAAAATGGCCACATAGTCGAACAAGGTGATGCGAGTTGCTTCGCAAAACCACAGACCGAAGCGTTTAAATTCTATCTGTCACACTGA
- the artJ gene encoding arginine ABC transporter substrate-binding protein translates to MKKVLLATLLASLSLSATAAQNIRFAMEASYPPFESMDASNKIVGFDVDLANALCKEIDANCTFTNQAFDSLIPSLKFRRIDAVISGMDITPEREKQVLFSTPYYENSALFVGQKGKIADISALKGKKVGMQNGSTHQKFIMDKHPEITTVPYDSYMNAKLDMESGRIDAVFGDTAVVTEWLKADPKLAAIGDKVTDKDYFGTGLGIAVRQGNTDLQAKFNTALEKVKQDGTYKTIYEKWFQK, encoded by the coding sequence ATGAAAAAAGTTCTGCTTGCCACCTTATTAGCCAGCCTGAGCCTTTCCGCGACGGCTGCACAAAATATTCGTTTTGCTATGGAGGCCTCTTACCCTCCATTTGAGTCTATGGACGCCAGCAACAAGATTGTCGGTTTTGATGTCGATTTGGCTAACGCCCTGTGTAAAGAGATCGATGCCAACTGTACCTTCACCAACCAGGCTTTCGATAGCCTGATCCCAAGCCTGAAATTCCGTCGTATCGACGCGGTAATTTCCGGTATGGACATCACCCCTGAGCGTGAAAAGCAGGTGTTGTTCAGCACCCCTTACTATGAAAACTCAGCGCTGTTTGTCGGTCAGAAAGGCAAAATTGCTGATATCAGCGCCCTGAAAGGCAAAAAAGTGGGTATGCAGAACGGCTCCACGCACCAGAAATTCATCATGGATAAACATCCGGAAATCACCACCGTTCCTTACGACAGCTATATGAACGCCAAGCTGGATATGGAAAGCGGCCGTATTGACGCGGTATTTGGTGATACTGCGGTGGTTACCGAGTGGCTGAAAGCCGATCCTAAACTTGCAGCCATTGGCGATAAAGTGACGGATAAAGACTACTTTGGTACAGGTCTGGGCATCGCGGTACGTCAGGGTAATACTGACCTGCAAGCGAAGTTCAACACTGCCCTGGAAAAAGTAAAACAAGATGGTACCTACAAAACCATCTACGAAAAATGGTTCCAGAAGTAA